A portion of the Pedobacter cryoconitis genome contains these proteins:
- a CDS encoding WxcM-like domain-containing protein: MSLEVNLICGGQHTDHRGTLYFVNDFDMSEVKRMYMISHSDTTVRRGWRAHQLEQRWFCVVQGSFELKLVKIDDWDKPDQNLAMETFILSADNPQVIHIPVGYATGFRALIPDSRVMVYADKGIAEAKFDDHQYPADYFHRWE; this comes from the coding sequence ATGAGTTTAGAGGTTAATCTGATCTGTGGTGGTCAACATACGGATCATCGGGGTACACTTTACTTTGTGAATGATTTTGATATGTCTGAAGTTAAAAGGATGTATATGATCAGTCACTCAGATACTACTGTAAGAAGAGGATGGAGAGCACATCAGCTTGAACAACGCTGGTTTTGTGTGGTTCAGGGAAGTTTTGAATTGAAATTGGTTAAAATCGATGATTGGGATAAGCCCGATCAGAATCTGGCCATGGAAACATTCATTTTATCTGCCGATAATCCGCAGGTAATTCATATACCAGTGGGTTATGCAACAGGTTTTAGAGCACTTATTCCAGATTCAAGGGTCATGGTTTATGCTGATAAAGGTATAGCTGAGGCTAAATTTGATGATCATCAATATCCAGCGGATTATTTTCATCGCTGGGAATGA